Within Streptomyces antibioticus, the genomic segment GAGGAGCCCGGCCTGGCCACCCTGGCCCGCGTCGGCTTCGACACGCTGGGCCTCCAGACCTACCTCACGGCCGGCCCCAAGGAGTCCCGCGCCTGGACGATCAAGAAGGGCGCCACCGCCCCCGAGGCCGCCGGCGTGATCCACACCGACTTCCAGAAGGGCTTCATCAAGGCGGAAGTCATCTCCTTCGCCGCCCTGGTCGAAACCGGCTCAGTCGCCGAGGCCCGCGCCAAGGGCAAGGCCCGCATGGAGGGCAAGGAGTATGTGATGCAGGACGGGGATGTCGTCGAATTCAGGTTCAACGTCTGAGCGGACGAAACGAGGGGCCGGGCTCTTGGGAGTCCGGCCCCTTCGTCGTTCCCATGGCGGTGCTCAGGTGTCGTAGACGGTGGAACGATGCCCGACGTGTACCACCCACACCACCAGCTCACCGTTGTCGATCGTGTAGATCACGCGATGGTCGCCCACCCGCAGGCGGCGCCGGTCGGGTTGGGAGACGAGGGCGGTGGTGTTGAACCCCAGAGGGTCGCTCTCCAGCTCGGTCAACTTGGCCAGAATACGGAGCGCCGTGTCGCGCGGGACCTTGCGAAGCTCAGCCTGAGCCTCGGGTCGGAAGACGGTGCGGTACTCACTCACTGCGCGCCAGCGTCTCCCTCATGACGTCCTCGATCGGGATGCTGCGCGCCGGATTGGCCATGCGCTCGTCGATGATCCGGTTGATCTCGCGCTCTTCCCATTCCTGGTACTTGCGCAGCACTTCGATGGACACCACGGCGGCGACCTGCTTGCCGCGCCGGGTGATCACGGTGGGCACGTCGTCCCGGTCGGCTCGCTCCACGACCTCGGCGAGGTGCGCCCGGACATCGCGGATGGACTCTATGGGCAGTGGCTGCGTCATGCGCCCAAGGGTACCGAGTGTCGCATGTGTACACAACGGCGCTTCACGAGCCGTTCCATTCCTCGCCGGGCAGTGCGTGCCACAGGTCGAGCCAGTCGGGGAGCAGGAAGAGGGGGCGGGTCAGGACGATGTCGCCGGCCCGCTGGGAGCGGATCGCGAGGCCGAGGTCGGCGAAGACCGGATCGCCGGCGACGCTGTACGCCAGGCTGCCGGGCCGTGTCGTGCGGTGGACGAGCCAGTCCTCCACGTGGGAAGGCGTGCAGCCGGTCAGCGGGGCTGCGTCCAGTCTCACCTGGGGACCGGTGAGGGCGTCTGCGGCGACGCACCCCAGGCGGCCGTCGTGAAAGAGCGCCCTGATCCCGCTCTCGGTGAAGTCGGCGTAGTTGAGCTGCTGGTCTTCGCCGTGGTGGGAGTAGGACGAGACGGCCGGTCCTTCACCGAGGACGCGGGCGATCTCCTCCAAGGTCATCCCGAAGTGCAGGGGGCCGACTCCTACGTACGGCGTGAACGTCCACTCGGCACGCTCCTCCTGCCGGGCGATCCGCCACGGGCCGCGGTACCCCGCCTCGCTTCCAGGGACGGCCACGGGCGGCTCGGGTGCCGGCTCGTGCGGGGCGGCGGCCGGTATGGGCGCGGTCCGGTCCCCACGCCGGCGGTCGAGTCGTTTCGGAGCCGCGGTGTCCTCGGGTTGCTCTTCCAGCCAGCGGATCGCCTGCTCCTGCTCCTGGCCGCCGAACGGGTCCTCCGCCAGCTCGCCTGCCCGGTCCAGGGCCGCGCGGCGCTCCTCCTCCGCAGTGACGAGACCGGTGACATCCTCCCCCCAGGCAGCCAGCCGTTCCCTGGCGATCCACCGGTAGTACGAGTCCGCGCTCACGGCAAGGACCTCGCGAACGGCGGGCGCGTACCGGGGCGCGGACGAGGCGAGGGCGGGGTCGGCCAGGAGCAGGGCGGTGGCCGCGAGCGCGGCCTCCTTCACCAGTGGATCGTCGACGTCGCAGAAGTCCGCGATGCGGTCGTGGAGTATCGGCCTTGCCGTTCTGGCGGCGGCCAGATTCTGCGCCGTGCCGACGCCGTCCTCGACGTCCAGGCGGGCGATGTCGGCGAACGAAGCCAGCCAGTTGAGCAGTTCGGCGCGAAGCGGCCGCCGACCGGCCCTGGGCTCCCACCGGTCTTCGGAGAGGGTGCGCGGATCGTCGAGAAGACAGGCCAGGACCAAGGCCGCCGGAGCGGTCGCCGGAAACACCTGCTCCTGATTGAGGAGCAGCCGATACAGATCGCCCACCGCCCGTACCCGGCGGGCCGGGTCGGTGGCGAGCACACTGCCGAGGATGTCCGGTGTGTCAGGCACACCGTGCCGACCCGTACAGACGTGGGGCAGCTCTGCCCAGGCGGTGCCGGCGAGCTCTGCCTGTGCTCTGGCTGGCAGGGAGCCGGCGGGAGCACCAGAAAGGTCTGGGGTCATCTCGTTGATCACGACAGCAGTGTTCCGCTTGTCGTTAACCACCGGCGTTCGGCGGGGGTTCGGCGACCGTGACCTGGGCGGTCCAGGACCCGGGTTCCCGGGGCGGATCCCAGGTCACGTCGACGCGTGCTCCGTGGACGTCGCGTGCGAGTCCCGCCACCATGGCCGCCGTGGCGGCCCGTGCCGTGGCCGGGTCGGCGTCGACCGGAACGTCGGCGAGGCGCCCGCAGAGCGTCCCGCCTTCCAGGGTGTGGACGCTGTGGCGCCAGCCTTCCGGCGTCGCGAGCAGGACGATCCCCTTCGGCATCCCGAAGGGCGGTCGTCGCTTCGTCTCCTGCTTTCGCCTCGCCATGGGGTCATCCAACCTTGCCGGCTTCCTGGCGGTGCCGCTTTGTGCTGGGTGGGGCGGCGTTCCGCGTCGATTCTGCTAACGTCGACGTTACTAACATTGATGTTAGTTTCATGGGTGGAGGTCTGCGGGCGTGGTGGACTTTGTGGGGCGGCGGCAGGAGCTTGCGGCGCTGGAGCGTGAGCTGGGGAAAGTGGTGGCCGGGGTTGGTGGGGAGCGGCCCGGGCGGTGTGTGATGTTGCGTGGGCGGCGTCGGGTCGGGAAGTCGCGGCTGGTCGAGCGGTTCGCGGAGCGTTCCAAGGTCCCCTTTCTGTTCTACGCGGCTACAGGTGCTTCCCCCAGGGACGAGCTGGCCCGGCTGGCCCGGGACGCTCAGGCGTCGACGCTGCCGTTGGCGGGGCTGGTGGCTGCCGCGCGGCCGGAGAGCTGGGACGCCGCGTTCGATGTGCTGGCCGCGGCGCTGCCCGCCGACCGGGCGAGTGTGCTGGTGATTGATGAAGCGCCGTATCTCATGGATGACGACGGCGCGTTCGAGGGGATGCTGCAACGCGCCTGGGACCGGGTGCTGGAGACCAAGCCCGTGCTGCTGGTCCTCATCGGGTCCGATCTGTCGATGATGGAGGCACTCAACAGCTACGGACGCCCCTTCCACCAGCGTGGCCGGGCGATGGTGCTGGGGCCGCTGAATCCCGCCGAGGTGGGGCAGATGCTCGGGCTGGAACCGGCGGAAGCCTTCGACGCCGCGCTGGTCACCGGCGGGCTGCCGCTGATCTGCGCGGAGTGGCCGCGCGGCGCCGGGCTGTGGGACTTCCTCGCCGAGGCGCTGAGCGATCCGGTCTCGGCCCTGCTGGTGTCGGCCGAACGCTCGCTGGCCGCCGAATTCCCCCCGCAGGCCCAGGCGCGCACCGTGCTGGCGGCCATCGGCAGCGGCGAGCGGACCTTCACCAACATCGGCCGGGCGGCCGGGGGCATCGGGGCCACGCCCCTTCAGCGGGCACTGGAGCTGCTGACGGACAAACGGATCGTCGCCCGAGAGCTGCCCGTGTCGCTGCGGCCGTCGAAGGACCGCCGCTACCGGGTCACGGATCCCTATCTGCGGTTCTGGCTGCACCTGCTCGGCCCGTCCATGGAGGAGATCGAGCGGGGGCGGGGCGATCTGACCCTGGCACGCATCCGGGAGAACTGGACGAGCTGGCGCGGCCGAGCCGTCGAACCGCTTGTCCGGGAGGCGCTGGCGCGGATGCTGCCTGATGACAGCCTGCCCGCGGCCCCTGCGGTGGGTGGCTACTGGACCCGTACCAACGACGTCGAGATCGACATCGTCGGGGCGGACCGTGCTCCCGTCGCCACGGAACTGCTCTTCGTCGGCTCCGTCAAGTGGCTGGAGCAGTCGCCCTTCGACCGGCACGACCTGGCGGCTCTTCATCGACACCGGGCCGCCCTCACCGATCGACCCGTTCCGGTCGTGGCGGTTTCGCGCAGCGGGGTCGACTGTCCGGGGCTCGATGCCGCCTACGGCCCCGGCGATCTGCTGGCTGCTTGGCCACGGTGAGCGAGGCGGGTGGATGAAGGGCGCGGCCGCCGCCGGTCGGTACCGCGCCGATGCGGCGGGCCGTCCGGATCGCGGCCAGGCGCAGGCCCAGGCCACCGGTCACCGGTGAGGAGCGCGTGGTCGCACAGGCGTAGGCCGCCCCTGTCGGTGCGCGGTGGCAGGATGCCCCGTGGACGGGTGAGGGGCGAGAGGGGCGGTGCGTGGGGCGGGTTGAGCGGGAGGCTGTCGCGGCGGGGGCGCGGCTGTGTGGGGCGGCTCGGGCCGTGGGGGGTGATCATGAGCGTGCCGTGCGGGCGGTGCGGGACGCGTTGCGGCCTCTTCATGACGCTGCCGTCAAGCGGGAGCTCGACGCCATTCCCGTCGGGCGGCTTCAGGATGTGACCGAGGGGCGGTTGCGGCTGGGGAGTGTGGAGAAGAGCGGGTTGCGCACTCTGGGGAGTGTTCTGGAGGCGGGGCCTTATCGGTTGCGGCGGATTCCCGGGGTCGGGCAGCGCACCGCCGATCAACTGCTCGCCGCAGCCCGGCGGCTCTCCGACGCCGTGCACGAGACGGTCGCCGTGCATATCGACGTGGACCGGCCGGAGCCGCGTACCACCGCGCTCGTGACGGCCCTGCATGTGCTGGTGGAGGCAGGTCCGGAGGCGCGGCGGGCGGTCGACGCGGCTGCCGGGCTGGTGGAGCGGCTGGAGCCGTTGCTCGTGGACGCCAGGCCCGCCACCGGGCGGGTGCGGATGCTGCTGGCCGGCCGGGAGAAGAAGGCGCGGGCGGTGGCGGCCGTCGCCGGGATCCGGGCGCTGGTGGAGGAGGCGGAGCGGGCGGGCGTGCCCGAGCTGCTCGCCCAGGCGTCCGTGGATCTGCTCAGGGTGCCCGCGTCGGACGTCGCCGCCTGGGTGGACTTCGAGCTGCGTTCCGCCGAGTACTACAGCCTGCTCGCCGAGATCTCCGGGCGGGCGCCGGACGCGGCCGCCGCCGAGGGCTTCCTGCCGGACGAGATCGCCGAGCGGGTACGGACCCAGCAGCTCGACGACACGCATCGGCGCGTCTCCCTGCGCGGGTATCAGGCGTTCGGGGCGCGGTTCGCGCTCGCGCAGCGCAAGGTGATACTCGGCGACGAGATGGGACTCGGCAAGACGATCCAGGCGATCGCCGTGCTGGCCCACCTGGCCGCCGAAGGGCAGAGCCACTTCATGGTCGTCTGCCCGGCGAGCGTCCTCGTGAACTGGACCCGGGAGATCGAGGCCCGCAGTGCCCTGCGCGTCATGGTGCTTCACGGGCCCGACCGGCACGACGCGTTCGCCGACTGGAAGGGTCGGGGCGGGGTCGGGGTGACGACGT encodes:
- a CDS encoding ATP-binding protein gives rise to the protein MVDFVGRRQELAALERELGKVVAGVGGERPGRCVMLRGRRRVGKSRLVERFAERSKVPFLFYAATGASPRDELARLARDAQASTLPLAGLVAAARPESWDAAFDVLAAALPADRASVLVIDEAPYLMDDDGAFEGMLQRAWDRVLETKPVLLVLIGSDLSMMEALNSYGRPFHQRGRAMVLGPLNPAEVGQMLGLEPAEAFDAALVTGGLPLICAEWPRGAGLWDFLAEALSDPVSALLVSAERSLAAEFPPQAQARTVLAAIGSGERTFTNIGRAAGGIGATPLQRALELLTDKRIVARELPVSLRPSKDRRYRVTDPYLRFWLHLLGPSMEEIERGRGDLTLARIRENWTSWRGRAVEPLVREALARMLPDDSLPAAPAVGGYWTRTNDVEIDIVGADRAPVATELLFVGSVKWLEQSPFDRHDLAALHRHRAALTDRPVPVVAVSRSGVDCPGLDAAYGPGDLLAAWPR
- a CDS encoding type II toxin-antitoxin system RelE family toxin, which gives rise to MSEYRTVFRPEAQAELRKVPRDTALRILAKLTELESDPLGFNTTALVSQPDRRRLRVGDHRVIYTIDNGELVVWVVHVGHRSTVYDT
- a CDS encoding type II toxin-antitoxin system Phd/YefM family antitoxin yields the protein MTQPLPIESIRDVRAHLAEVVERADRDDVPTVITRRGKQVAAVVSIEVLRKYQEWEEREINRIIDERMANPARSIPIEDVMRETLARSE
- a CDS encoding DEAD/DEAH box helicase, producing the protein MGRVEREAVAAGARLCGAARAVGGDHERAVRAVRDALRPLHDAAVKRELDAIPVGRLQDVTEGRLRLGSVEKSGLRTLGSVLEAGPYRLRRIPGVGQRTADQLLAAARRLSDAVHETVAVHIDVDRPEPRTTALVTALHVLVEAGPEARRAVDAAAGLVERLEPLLVDARPATGRVRMLLAGREKKARAVAAVAGIRALVEEAERAGVPELLAQASVDLLRVPASDVAAWVDFELRSAEYYSLLAEISGRAPDAAAAEGFLPDEIAERVRTQQLDDTHRRVSLRGYQAFGARFALAQRKVILGDEMGLGKTIQAIAVLAHLAAEGQSHFMVVCPASVLVNWTREIEARSALRVMVLHGPDRHDAFADWKGRGGVGVTTFDALRGFPVPGGGEVGLLVVDEAHSVKNPQAKRSQAVALWAEHCGRALFMTGTPMENRVAEFRNLVRMLDGDVADALGERDALAGSVAFRKAVAPVYLRRNQEDVLTELPSLQQTDEWEELSASDEEAYREAVRAGNFMAMRRAAYARPEKSAKLDRLREIVREAGENGQKTVVFSYFKDVLGVVREALGDTDGVSLFGPLTGGVAAGRRQQIVDDFAGVAGPAVLLAQIQAAGVGLNMQAASVVVLCEPQIKPTIEHQAVARAHRMGQVRPVRVYRLLATGGVDERLVKMLEAKTRLFDAYARRSAVAESTPDAVDISDTELARRIVEEEQERLGMTGEQGAAAPVV